A window from Drosophila miranda strain MSH22 chromosome Y unlocalized genomic scaffold, D.miranda_PacBio2.1 Contig_Y2_pilon, whole genome shotgun sequence encodes these proteins:
- the LOC117193891 gene encoding dystroglycan-like: MNRKDIPYGRRRECPLEQWVSFSSDEEERKSFRAKGIPVIFQDEYEEKPEIGNKSPVILKDEKPPLLPPLLPPSYNTSNMNGDNDVDEYVPPPAVVVGGREVRGKSPATPSYRKPPPYVSP; the protein is encoded by the exons gaatgccctttggaacagtgggtgTCCTTTTCAAGCGACGAAGAAGAGCGCAAGTCCTTCCGGGCCAAGGGCATACCAGTCATCTTTCAGGATGAGTATGAGGAGAAGCCCGAAATCGGCAACAAGAGCCCCGTAATACTCAAAGACGAGAAGCCACCGCTGCTGCCACCGCTGCTGCCACCGTCCTACAATACCTCAAATATGAATG GCGACAATGATGTGGATGAGTATGTGCCACCGCCGGCTGTTGTAGTCGGCGGTCGGGAGGTGCGAGGGAAGTCACCCGCCACGCCCTCTTATCGCAAGCCACCGCCATATGTATCGCCATAA
- the LOC117193892 gene encoding dystroglycan-like codes for MALWVSFSSDEEERKSFRAKGIPVIFQDEYEEKPEIGNKSPVILKDEKPPLLPPLLPPSYNTSNMNGDNDVDEYVPPPAVVVGGREVRGKSPATPSYRKPPPYVSP; via the exons ATGGCCCTT tgggtgTCCTTTTCAAGCGACGAAGAAGAGCGCAAGTCCTTCCGGGCCAAGGGCATACCAGTCATCTTTCAGGATGAGTATGAGGAGAAGCCCGAAATCGGCAACAAGAGCCCCGTAATACTCAAAGACGAGAAGCCACCGCTGCTGCCACCGCTGCTGCCACCGTCCTACAATACCTCAAATATGAATG GCGACAATGATGTGGATGAGTATGTGCCACCGCCGGCTGTTGTAGTCGGCGGTCGGGAGGTGCGAGGGAAGTCACCCGCCACGCCCTCTTATCGCAAGCCACCGCCATATGTATCGCCATAA